TCGGTAATGCCTTGGTTGGCTGCTTGCCTTTAAGTGCCAACGGTTTTTTCGGCAACGGCTTCAGCTGTTTTGGTTTAATCAACAAAGCGCCCATTGCTGGTAAAATGACGTCAAGCCATGCAGGAACGTCATGGTTTTCGCCAATCTCAGCAGTCAAGGTCTGCTGCCACTTGGTCCATGTACCGCCAAAAGCCGCATCCTCAGTATTTAAAATAATCTCGTACGTTCCCGGACTAGGAACTGGCACGCGGAAATGATCTTTTTGAACTGGCACCAGATTCATGGCCACTACCGTAAAGTCATCTTTTTGTTTGCCATAACGGATGTAACTCAGCACATCCGGCTCATCGGCAATCGTGATTTTGATGCCGTCGGGTTCATGATCTTGTTGCCACAAACTTGGCCGAGCTTTATAAAGATGATTCAGTGTGATGGTGAAATGCTGCATCTTCTTATTCATTGGGTCTTTAAGATCGGTCCACTCCAGCTCGCTCCAGTCGCGCCATTCAAGAAACTGCCCCCACTCGCTGCCCATGAATAATAGCTGTTTACCAGGGAATGTTGCCTGCCACACATACATCGTCCGAAGATTAGCAAACTGGTTATACCGATCTCCCGGCATTTTGTGCATCAGGCTCTTTTTGCCATGGACAACTTCATCGTGTGAAAACGGTAAGACGAATTGCTCGTTATACATATACATGAATGAAAACGTCAATAAATTCATATCACTGTGGCGATAAACCGGATCCTGCTCGAAGAACTTCAGCGTGTCATTCATCCAGCCCATGTTCCACTTGTAGTTAAACCCTAAGCCGCCAGTATCAATCGGTGCTGAAACTTGCGGATAGGCGGAGCTTTCTTCAGCCATCATGAGCACATCTGGATGTTTGGCAAAAATCTTTGTATTCAGTTGCTTGATAAAGGCAATGCCTTCAAGGTTGTCACGCCCACCATCCTTGTTGCGATCGTTTTCCTTGCCAGCGTCATAATCCATGTACAACATGTTCGAGACAGCATCGACCCGCAGGCCATCAAGGTGGCAGTGATCCAACCAATACATCGCACTGGAAATTAAGAAACTCTGCACTTGTGCCTTGCCAAGATCGAAGTTCCAAGTCCCCCAGCGGACATTTTCTGCGCGGTGCGGATCGGTGTATTCGAAGGTTGGCGTGCCATCAAATTGGGCCAACATATCGGTGTTTTTGATGAAATGCCCCGGTACCCAGTCCATGATGACGCCTAATCCTGCTGTGTGAGCCGCATCGACCAACCGCAAGAAGTCTTGCGGATCGCCGAACCGGCTCGTCGGCGCGAAGTAACCCATTAACTGATAGCCCCATGAAGCGTCAAGCGGATGCTCCATCAACGGTAAAAACTCAATGTGGGTGTAGCCCAACTCCTGCACATAAGGGATCAGCTTGTCGATGGCGTCTTGATACGTCATATAACCACCATCTGGACCGGCATTGGTGTCGCGAATGAAGGAGCCTAAATGGACTTCGTAAATGTTAAGCGGTTCATCATAAGGACGCCATTTTGCCCGCTTGGCTAGCCAATCTTCATCATGCCAAGTAATGCGCGGCACATCGACCAACTTAGCCGCACTGCCTGGCTTGCGTTCAAACCCAAACCCGTATGGATCAATCTTTTCATGGGCTATCCCATCAGGACCGATAATCCGATACTTGTATAACTGATTCTTTTCGGCGGCAAGCTCACCGTACCAACAACCGGTGGTGCCTTGCAGTTTCAACGGACTGCCTTGCCAGTCGTTGAAGTCGCCTTCGACGTTGACTTGTTGGGCATGCGGTGCCCAAACGAGGAAGGACCACTTGCCTGGTTCGACTTCATGGGCGCCAAACCGATTGTAACTTTGAAAATCTTGCCCGGAGTTGAAGAGGTATAACCAATCTTTTAATCCCTGAATCATGATCACTCCCCCAATCAAACGATACCGTCGTACATGTGAAGGCTTCTCATTCACTGTACGGCCGGACTTTTACCTACCAATTCCAGTGTAACAGTAAGACTATCAAAAGGCTCAAGAAACGCTCACCAAAAACCTTCACGCACGCCAACATAAATTTTTGATAAGGCATTTACTCCCAGTCCTCGTCTCAATTGTAACCGCTTACTGTTAATATTAACAGCGATTACAATCTTTTCTGTTGAGTTCTTTGTGAGAATACTCTAACATGATAGGTATATTATTTAATGAAACCGCAATGTTCACGCAACGTTACTCTGAAATCAACCTCAGCCGGCTGTTTTCAGTCAGACGCACACAAATACTGGAGGTACTGCCATGAGTGTCAATATTGATTGGAACAATCTAGGCTTCGATTATATGCAACTGCCATACCGTTATGTTGCCCACTGGAAAGACGGGGCATGGGATGAAGGTAAGCTGTCCACCGATCCCAACCTGACGATGAATGAAGGCTCCCCGATTTTGCATTATGGTCAAGGCGCTTTTGAAGGTATGAAGGCTTACCGGACCAAATCAGGAAAAATCCAACTTTTCCGGCCTGACCAAAATGCCCATCGACTGCACAATTCTGCTGACAAACTACTGATGCCGCCATTTCCTGAAGATCGCTTTATTGATGCGGTCAAGCAAGTGGTTGCCGCTAACCATGAATACGTACCGCCATATGGCACCGGTGCTACCTTATACTTACGCCCGATTTTGATTGGTGTCGGTCCCAATATCGGGGTTGCTCCGGCTAAGGAATACATTTTCGATGTCTTCGCCATGCCAGTCGGCCCCTACTTCAAAGGCGGCATGGTGCCAACCAAGTTCATCGTTGCCGATCAATTCGACCGAGCGGCGCATTACGGCACTGGCCAATCGAAAGTCGGCGGAAACTACGCAGCATCCTTGCAAGCCGGCAAATTCGCCCACGAGCACGGTTATGGCGATGCAATCTATCTGGACCCAATTGAACATAAATATATTGAAGAAGTTGGGTCAGCTAACTTCTTCGGCATTAGCAAAGATGGTAAAACTTTGAAAACACCGAAGTCACCATCCATCCTGCCAAGTATCACCAAGTATTCGATTTTGGCACTGGCGCATGATCGGTTTGGCATGACCACTGAAGAAACTAAGATTGCGATTACCGATTTGGATCAATTTGGTGAAGCCGGGGCCTGTGGCACTGCGGCGGTCATCACCCCGATTGCCAGCATCACCTACGAAGACCACGAACATGTCTTTTATTCGGAAACCAAAGTCGGTCCATATACACAGAAACTGTATGATGAACTGACGGGTATCCAGTTTGGCGATGTACCGGCACCTGAAGGCTGGGTCGTTGACGTCCCGTTTAATTAATTTAAAAATCATTTATCACTCGGAAACTGTGAGTTCTTGCACGCGCTATAACGCATCTGCAATCGCGTACGCCCGCTCACGCTTCCACAAAAAAAGCAGCTGCCCGTTTTACCGGCGGCTGCTTTTTTGTGAGGAAAGTCATTTTGCCTAATTCAACAATATAACAGTCAATAAATTCAAAACTTACTAAGCAACTTTACGAAAAAGCCTAGAACCTGACAACCTGAAATTGAAAGCCAAAAAACAATGATGATCACTCAACAGCCTTAACGTGCAAAGGCAATCAAGCGCCAGTAGTTACCTACGCAAGTTTGTAAGGTAATGCGCTGACCGCCGCCAGTACCCGTGATTGCGTTCCATAAATATTGTCCACTGGCAGTGACGGCATTTGGATTCACTGTCGCCAATTGATAAACATGGTACGTGCGCGGGTTACCAGCAGCGTCGGTCACTGTGATCGGCGAACCAATGCCAAGTGATAGCATCGCGGCAAAAGAACCAGGATTGTGGCCAATGAAATGCGTGTTTTGACCACTATTGTTACTATAATTTGCTTGACCGCCCCACGTTGCAGCTCCAGTGCCCGGTGCTGCAGTCATACTTTCATTTCCAATGATATAAGGCACTGTCACACCTGCAAACATTAGGACGCGGCTCGCGTAAGCAGGTGCTTGCTGTGCTTGCGGTTGTGCTGTTTGTTGAGCAGGTTGAGTTGCCGGTTGTTGCGCCGGTTGTTGCGTCGGTTGTTGTTGCGCCGGTTGGGCAGCAGTCGCGGTTTGTGCTGCAGACGGTGCTGCCGATACAGTCACTTCGGCAGTAGAAGTCGAAGCCCCTGTATTTGAATCAGATGAATCAGAAGTGGCAACAGCTTGTTGACTAGCCGGTGCGCTTGAAGCAACGGATGTACTTGCCGCCGTCTGTGATGATGATGCAGCAGACGTTGGTTTAGTCACTGAAACAGTGCGAACGCTCCATTGCGGATGTGCTGCAGCCTGTGATGCAGGTGCCTTGGCAGCAGTGGCATCGAGCAAATCGTTAGAACTACTTACAGTATTAACTTTCTCCCTCGTGCTTGTGCGCGATCCGGCCAAGTCTTGACGCTGAATGGTGGTGCCTGCTGCAGTGGTGATAAGCAGCCCACTCACGACAAGAGCGAAAGTGATGAGACTTCTGCGTAACATATAGACTCCCCCAGTCCATATCGGCAAAATGACTTACCACATATTCTTTTCGAGATGGCCATCTCATGCTTTTCATTATGGCGCATTAGTTTTGTAGGTAAACATATATGCTTACCGATTGTAAGTGCTTAACGTTATTTTTAAGTTAAATAATCCTTATTTCATGCATTTATCAGTGTTTAACGCCATATTTGCTAAACATTCTTTTCAAAAGTTGGTTAAAACCGTTAGCATTCAAACCGACTTTTGAGATTTAACCGTCTGATTTCTAACCAAGCGACTCACGCTTGTCAAAAAACTGCGACAACGTCCGAATTTTTTCGGGAACGCTGTCGCAGTTTAATACCATGATGAAGCTTAAATACTGCCGCCATGAACCTCAGTTGCTGCCATGGTCAAGATGAAAGCATTGGGATCAATTGCGTGGACTAAGTCAATCAGATGGCGGAAGTTGGCTTGTTCGACCACGACCATCAACATCTCCTTTGACTCATCCGAGAAACCGCCAACGACGCGTTGCACCGTTAAGCCATGCGGCGTTTCGTCGCGGACTTGCTGTTTAATCGTCGCCAATTGCGGACTCATGATGTAAACTGCCTTTTTCCGGTCAAAACCGGTTTCGACATAATTCATGACCAGTCCGGTAATCGCCAAAGCGAACACGGCCAAGATGAAGGCCTCGACGCCGGATACGGGGATGTTAAAAAGTGACACGATCACATCAGTGGCTAGTAGCATGACTGATGGTTTCAAGCCAAAGTATTTTTTGAAAATGAGCGGCGGAACCGTGGTCCCACCGCTTGAGGCATCCATTTGGTACAGGAACCCAACACCAAAGGCAAACACAACACTGCCGACGATGATCGCCAGCAACCGATCTGTGACCAGGTTGATTTCTGGCGTCAGCCATAGCAGCAACGGCAACATGAAGCTGCCGAATAAAATGCGTTTTAAGGTGCTGCGATCCAAGAAGAACCAAGCTAAAAGCAGCATGAGCAAGTTGACGCCCATGGTGGTGATGCCGACTTGAATGCCGGCAACTTCTTGAAACAAAATGGCAATTCCGGTTGCGCCGCCAGCTGCGACAGCGTGAGGTGCGTAGAACATGTTAATACTGATCGCGATCAGCTCCAGCGCTGCCACGATCCAAAACCATTTGAATATCGGATGTCGCATCGTTTTCTGCATCAAGCCACCCTTTCTGTTAATTATGTTTAAACCGATTCTTATCGTACTAATAACTATACTGGAAAAGTGGTGGTGTGACAAACAGGCGTTATCTGGCGTGTGGTTTGGTTTTTTATGTTCTATTTCTGTTAGGAAATTTCCGAAAGCCCGGGCTGGCTACGCGGCGATTCGGGGTGGCGACCACGAAGCTAGCGCACTGGGCACGACTTCAAGCCCGCAAAGCCCCCACGGTCTTGAATCTCGGCCTTGGTCTAGGCGGAGAAAACCATTCCACCGAGACCAATTTCAGTGCTGAGCCCATCGCCGCTCCGCCAGCCCTCATCATTCTATTCTAGAATTCGAGAGAAGTTGACGCTCACACTGTTAATGAAATGATGCGAAATAACACCTGCTTAAGACAGCCAACCCAAGATATAACCGCCAATTTAAAAAATAGGGAACCACACCTAGACAGTACCCACGCTTTCTATTCTTCTTCCCGCAACTCACCCAATCGCCGCTTCAACACCTCAACCTCATCCTGTAGCTCAGTACCAATGTCAGTTTCTGCTACCGTTCGGCGCCGGGCTTCGGTTTCGACGACGCGGCGGGTTGAAATGATATCGGTGAGGTTGGCGATGGCATCGGCTTTTGTGGTGAATGGTTGGTGTGTTACTAGCTGCATGCCATAGGAATTATCCAAAAGCGTGTAACCGCCGATTCCGGTGGTTTTTTGATACGGTTTAGAAAAGCCGCCGTCGATGACGATCATTTTGTTGTTTGCCATAATGGGGTCGGTGCCCTTTTTGACTGGCGTATGGCCATTAATGACATGGCCGACTTCAGGATCGAGGACAAATTCCGCCAAGATCTTTTTGATAAATTCCGGGTCCTTACGCAGGTGATAATATGGATTACGGCCTTCGACATGGGCTTTCGGATCGCTAATGAAATAGCGTTCAAAGGTCGTCATGTCGTACTTGCCAAAAAGCGGTGAATTTGGACCGGTCCAGAGATACCACATCAGATCGGTTGCTAAGTCAGCATTCTCCGTTGGTTGACTGTATGCCAACCGAAGATTTGCTTCCAGCATGTCAAATAGTTGACGGCCAGTATAAGTCGTCCCTTTAATGGTCAAGCCAATAAAAT
This genomic window from Lacticaseibacillus paracasei subsp. paracasei contains:
- the glgB gene encoding 1,4-alpha-glucan branching protein GlgB translates to MIQGLKDWLYLFNSGQDFQSYNRFGAHEVEPGKWSFLVWAPHAQQVNVEGDFNDWQGSPLKLQGTTGCWYGELAAEKNQLYKYRIIGPDGIAHEKIDPYGFGFERKPGSAAKLVDVPRITWHDEDWLAKRAKWRPYDEPLNIYEVHLGSFIRDTNAGPDGGYMTYQDAIDKLIPYVQELGYTHIEFLPLMEHPLDASWGYQLMGYFAPTSRFGDPQDFLRLVDAAHTAGLGVIMDWVPGHFIKNTDMLAQFDGTPTFEYTDPHRAENVRWGTWNFDLGKAQVQSFLISSAMYWLDHCHLDGLRVDAVSNMLYMDYDAGKENDRNKDGGRDNLEGIAFIKQLNTKIFAKHPDVLMMAEESSAYPQVSAPIDTGGLGFNYKWNMGWMNDTLKFFEQDPVYRHSDMNLLTFSFMYMYNEQFVLPFSHDEVVHGKKSLMHKMPGDRYNQFANLRTMYVWQATFPGKQLLFMGSEWGQFLEWRDWSELEWTDLKDPMNKKMQHFTITLNHLYKARPSLWQQDHEPDGIKITIADEPDVLSYIRYGKQKDDFTVVAMNLVPVQKDHFRVPVPSPGTYEIILNTEDAAFGGTWTKWQQTLTAEIGENHDVPAWLDVILPAMGALLIKPKQLKPLPKKPLALKGKQPTKALPKHETPLSLAGHQRQPISHQDDWGTSPARSQPRDISKVNHQQSKKLGGKAHNAPQS
- a CDS encoding sortase domain-bontaining protein, coding for MLRRSLITFALVVSGLLITTAAGTTIQRQDLAGSRTSTREKVNTVSSSNDLLDATAAKAPASQAAAHPQWSVRTVSVTKPTSAASSSQTAASTSVASSAPASQQAVATSDSSDSNTGASTSTAEVTVSAAPSAAQTATAAQPAQQQPTQQPAQQPATQPAQQTAQPQAQQAPAYASRVLMFAGVTVPYIIGNESMTAAPGTGAATWGGQANYSNNSGQNTHFIGHNPGSFAAMLSLGIGSPITVTDAAGNPRTYHVYQLATVNPNAVTASGQYLWNAITGTGGGQRITLQTCVGNYWRLIAFAR
- a CDS encoding YitT family protein produces the protein MQKTMRHPIFKWFWIVAALELIAISINMFYAPHAVAAGGATGIAILFQEVAGIQVGITTMGVNLLMLLLAWFFLDRSTLKRILFGSFMLPLLLWLTPEINLVTDRLLAIIVGSVVFAFGVGFLYQMDASSGGTTVPPLIFKKYFGLKPSVMLLATDVIVSLFNIPVSGVEAFILAVFALAITGLVMNYVETGFDRKKAVYIMSPQLATIKQQVRDETPHGLTVQRVVGGFSDESKEMLMVVVEQANFRHLIDLVHAIDPNAFILTMAATEVHGGSI